Sequence from the Sphingobium indicum B90A genome:
GAAGCTTGAGCCCGAAGTAAAGCGCGCCACCCTGCTATCCTGGGCGTCCGATCGCGCAGCCGTCAAGGGCCAACCCGCCCCCCTCGCCCGCCGGGCGCCAGTAACCCGCTGCCGGTCGACGATGTGATGGAAGCGTAGCGATGGCTCGATCGCGCCGAGGGCGGCGCGGGCAACTCGCATGCATCGTCCGGAGCAGAGACCCGGCAATGAGCCGCAGCGACCGCGGCATTGGTGTGAGCGGAGTAGCCGAACCCTCACAGTTTCGCTGTCCTTCGCCGTTTTGCCTCGCCAAATTTTTACTCTTGACCTGGGACCATAGTCCAACGTGCAGAGAAGTATCCCTTGAAGCGCTGCCCTCGCGGCACTGCGTATTGATCGATCTCGGGGGCTATGGGGAACAAGCGCGTCGTGCATATCGTCGATGACGAAGAGACAATACGAAAAGCACTAAGTTTCACGTTGCGGACCGCAGGGTTTGCCGTAGAAGCCTACGCTTCGGGGCCGGAGTTTCTGTTGAGCGCAGAGGACGCCGAGAAAGGCTGCGTGGTTCTCGACATGCACATGCCCGACATGGACGGCCTGCAGGTTCAGGCGGAGCTGACGCGACGCGGTATCGACATGCCCGTCGTGGTGCTGACGGGCAATGGCGATCCTACGCTCGCCGTACAGGCGATGAAGGCGGGCGCTGCCGACTTTCTCGCCAAACCGGTCGAGAAGGCCGCATTGCTCGGCGCGATCGACCGCGGCTTCAGCTGGCTTGAGAGTATAGCCCGTCGTGCCTCCGAACAGGCCGACGCTCTTTCGAAAGCCGCGAGACTGACGCAGCGCGAACGGGCCGTTCTGAGAGGAATTTCGCGAGGCTATCCAAATAGCCTTATCGCAGATGAACTCGGCGTCACGTCGCGCACGGTCGAGCTGCATCGGGCCAGTCTGATGATCAAACTCAACGCGCAAAGCCTGCCCGACCTGTTGCGGATCGCTTTCGCCGTCGACCTGCACGAATCGACCGAAAACGGGCACCCCTAAAATTCTCGGCCGTGCGATGCCGGATGCTATGCGGATCGGGCCGCGGCCAGTTCGGCGATGATCGGACAATCCGGCCGCTCGTCGCCTTGGCAGCGCTCAGCCAGGTCGATTAGCGTGTCGCGCAGCGCCGTCAACGCCTCGGCTTTGCGCTGAAACTCATCGGCGCGGGCAAGGGCAAGCCGCTTCACCTCCGCGCTGGCACGGCCGGTATTGGCCCAAAGGCTGAGCAACGTGCGGATCTCCTCGATCGGGAAGCCGAGATCGCGGGCATTGGCGATAAACCGGAGGCGATGGAGGTCGCGCTCGCCATAGTCACGATAGCCAGCACCCCGACGCGCCGGCGCCGGGATGAGGCCGATCTTTTCATAATGGCGGATCATCCGCTCAGAGACGCCGCTCTGCCGTGACGTCTCGCCGATGTTCACAGTGCTTTCCGGTTGAGGCGCAGCGCGTTGGTGACCACGCTCACCGAAGAGAGCGCCATCGCCGCCGCCGCGATAATGGGCGAGAGCAGAATACCGAACAGCGGATAGAGCGCACCCGCCGCTACGGGCACGCCCGCGACATTGTAGATGAAGGCGAAGACGAGATTCTGGCGGATGTTCGACATGGTCGCTTGGCTGAGCCGCCGCGCCCGGACGATGCCAGTCAGGTCGCCCTTGAGCAGCGTGACGCCAGCGCTCTCGATCGCGACGTCGGTGCCGGAACCCATGGCGATGCCGACGTCGGCGGCGGCCAACGCGGGGGCGTCGTTGACACCGTCGCCGGCCATGGCGACGACCCGCCCCTCGCGCTTGAACCTGGCGACCACGGCGCTCTTCTGATCGGGCAGCACCTCGGCTTCGACCTCGTCGATGCCCAGGCGTCGGGCGACCGCTTCCGCGGTCGTGCGGTTGTCGCCGGTCAGCATGACCACGCGAATGCCCTCCGCCTTGAGCGCGGCGAGCGCTTCTGGTGTCGTGGCCTTCACCGGATCGGCGATCGCGAAGGCGCCGCCGACTGTGCCGTCGACCCCGATGAAGATCGCGGTGGCGCCATCCCGGCGCAGCGCGTCGGCCTGGCTGGCGAGCGCATCGGTCGCAACCCCTTCGTCGGCAAGGAACTGCGCATTGCCGAGGACGATGCGCCGCCCTTCGACCGTGCCGAGCGCGCCGCGCCCGGTCGGCGAGTCGAAGTCGATGACGTCGCTCGTGACGATGCCGCGATCCTTCGCGGCCTCGACGATTGCCAACGCGAGCGGATGCTCGGACGCCCGCTCGACCGAGGCGGCAAGACGCAGCAGCTCGGCTTCGTCGAAGCCGGGCGCCGGCACGACCTGGGTGACGGCAGGCCGGCCTTCGGTCAGCGTGCCTGTCTTGTCGACGACGAGAGTGTCGACCTTCTCCATATGCTCGAGTGCTTCGGCATTTTTGATGAGGACACCGAGCCCGGCGCCGCGGCCGACCCCGACCATGATCGACATCGGCGTTGCCAGCCCCAGTGCGCAGGGACAGGCGATGATCAGCACGGCGACCGCCGCCACCAGCCCATAGGCGAAGCGCGGCTCGGGACCCCAGATGCCCCAGGCGATGAACGCGACGGCCGCGACCGCGATGACCACGGGCACAAACCAGCCCGACACCTGATCGGCCATGCGCTGGATCGGCGCGCGCGAGCGCTGCGCCTCAGCGACCATCTGGACGATGCGTGCGAGCATGGTATCGCGGCCGACCTTGTCGGCGACGATCACCAGCGCACCGGTCTGGTTGAGCGTGCCGCCGATCACTGTGTCGGCCTTTGCCTTGGTGACGGGCATGGATTCGCCGGTGACCATCGACTCGTCGAGCGAGGAGCGGCCGTCCTCGACTACGCCGTCGACCGGCACCTTCTCGCCCGGCCGCACCCGCAGGCGGTCGCCCACCGCAACCAGATCAAGGCTGATTTCCTCTTCGTTCCCATCAGAACCGATCCGGCGCGCGGTCTTTGGTGCAAGGTTGAGCAGCGCCTTGATCGCGCCCGAGGTGCGTTCCCGCGCGCGCAGTTCGAGCATCTGGCCGAGCAGCACGAGGACGGTGATCACCGCGGCCGCCTCGAAATAGACGGCAACCATGCCGTCCTCGCCGCGGAAGGCCGGCGGGAACAGCTGAGGCGCGAGCGTCGCGATGACGCTGTAGATCCAGGCGACCCCGGTCCCCATCGCGATCAGGGTGAACATGTTGAAGTTGCGGGTCTTGAGCGAGGCCCAGCCACGCTCGAAGAACGGCCAGCCCGCCCACAGCACGACGGGTGTCGCCAGCACGAACTGGATCCATACCGAGATAGACATCGGCACGAGGCGATGGATCGCGGGAAAGACATGCGCGCCCATCTCGAGGATCAGCACCGGGAGAGCCAGCACGAGGCCGACCCAGAAGCGCCGCGTGAAATCGACTAGCTCGTGGCTGGGGCCGCTGTCGGCGGTCACGGTCGCGGGTTCGAGCGCCATGCCGCAGATCGGACAGGACCCGGGATGGTCCTGGCGGATCTCGGGATGCATCGGGCAGGTCCAGATCGTGCCTTCGGGCGCCGCGACCGGCGGCGTCGGCGGGCCGAGATAGCGCTCGGGATCGGCGATGAATTTGGTCCGGCAGCCCGCGCTGCAGAAATGATAGCTTTCACCGCTATGCTCGGCGTGATGCGCCGTGGTCGCCGGGTCGACGGTCATGCCGCAGACCGGGTCCTTGACGCCGGTCGCCGCTTTAGCGGTGCCGTGGCCGCCGCAGCAACCGCCGCCATGCGCCGCTCCATGTGTCTCGTTCATCGCCTCGCTCCTTTCGACGCCTGACGATCTAGGGTCTGACACCGTGTCAGGGTCAATACGTAATCGCCTAAGTGGCCAAATCGGCGGGCCCGTTCGCTTGGCCGCCATCAGGCCGGGGAGCACGCCGTCGGCATTGGGCTGGGTATCGTCGATGCCATCGAGCCGCTGCACGGTCAGGCGGAAGGCGAGCCGCATGAGACCCGTGCTGGCGGCCATAATCGGCGATTACCAGGCGCCAATCCGGGCGCAGCATGGCAAGCATGGCGGCACGCCACCGCTTCTCCCGCGCCCACAGGCGGATCGCGCGATCATAGTCTTTCGTCGATCCAGTCCCGCGCGGCGGGGTGTACGATTGCATTGGCTTCTCCCAACGCGAGGCGTTCGAAACGATAAACTACATCGACATGGGTGGCGACAGTGTCCCCAGCCAGGCGACCAGCCCGAGAATGACGATCGCAAGACCGCCTTCGACGACGAGGCTCGCGCGCAGCAGCGCCTGCGCCCGTGGCGCGTCCTCTTCCTCGATCGCCTGCGCAAGTGCCGGGGTCAGGCGATAACGGTTGAGCGCGGCCAGGCCCAGCATGCCGGCGAAGAGCAGCAGCTTGGCGATGAGCAGCAGGCCGTAGGTCGACTGCCCGAGAGACGCGATGTTGCCCGGGCCGACCAGGAACCAGCCGTTCACCGTCCCGGTCAGGATCAGCAGGGCGACGATGATCGTGCCGACGAAGGAGAAGCCCCGCAGCGCTTCCTCGGCGAGCATGACCCGGTCCATGTCTTCAGTGGCGAGAT
This genomic interval carries:
- a CDS encoding response regulator transcription factor → MGNKRVVHIVDDEETIRKALSFTLRTAGFAVEAYASGPEFLLSAEDAEKGCVVLDMHMPDMDGLQVQAELTRRGIDMPVVVLTGNGDPTLAVQAMKAGAADFLAKPVEKAALLGAIDRGFSWLESIARRASEQADALSKAARLTQRERAVLRGISRGYPNSLIADELGVTSRTVELHRASLMIKLNAQSLPDLLRIAFAVDLHESTENGHP
- the cueR gene encoding Cu(I)-responsive transcriptional regulator; this translates as MNIGETSRQSGVSERMIRHYEKIGLIPAPARRGAGYRDYGERDLHRLRFIANARDLGFPIEEIRTLLSLWANTGRASAEVKRLALARADEFQRKAEALTALRDTLIDLAERCQGDERPDCPIIAELAAARSA
- a CDS encoding heavy metal translocating P-type ATPase, giving the protein MNETHGAAHGGGCCGGHGTAKAATGVKDPVCGMTVDPATTAHHAEHSGESYHFCSAGCRTKFIADPERYLGPPTPPVAAPEGTIWTCPMHPEIRQDHPGSCPICGMALEPATVTADSGPSHELVDFTRRFWVGLVLALPVLILEMGAHVFPAIHRLVPMSISVWIQFVLATPVVLWAGWPFFERGWASLKTRNFNMFTLIAMGTGVAWIYSVIATLAPQLFPPAFRGEDGMVAVYFEAAAVITVLVLLGQMLELRARERTSGAIKALLNLAPKTARRIGSDGNEEEISLDLVAVGDRLRVRPGEKVPVDGVVEDGRSSLDESMVTGESMPVTKAKADTVIGGTLNQTGALVIVADKVGRDTMLARIVQMVAEAQRSRAPIQRMADQVSGWFVPVVIAVAAVAFIAWGIWGPEPRFAYGLVAAVAVLIIACPCALGLATPMSIMVGVGRGAGLGVLIKNAEALEHMEKVDTLVVDKTGTLTEGRPAVTQVVPAPGFDEAELLRLAASVERASEHPLALAIVEAAKDRGIVTSDVIDFDSPTGRGALGTVEGRRIVLGNAQFLADEGVATDALASQADALRRDGATAIFIGVDGTVGGAFAIADPVKATTPEALAALKAEGIRVVMLTGDNRTTAEAVARRLGIDEVEAEVLPDQKSAVVARFKREGRVVAMAGDGVNDAPALAAADVGIAMGSGTDVAIESAGVTLLKGDLTGIVRARRLSQATMSNIRQNLVFAFIYNVAGVPVAAGALYPLFGILLSPIIAAAAMALSSVSVVTNALRLNRKAL